The stretch of DNA TGTATCTGGACCCGGAATGCTACTGAGTCGCTCAACATCGTTGCTAGGTGCCTCCACCTGCCAAAGGGAACCAAGATTGTAACCACGTCGTTGGAACACCACAGTGGTTCACTCCCGTTCGTCGAACGAGCAAGACGAGACGGTCTGAGGATGCATGTTGTCGAGGCGCGCACCGACGGTACTTTCGATATCGAGGACTGGAAGCGCGCAATAGACCGTGACACAAGTCTGGTTTCTGTTGTTCACTCCTCGAACGTCACGGGGACAGTTGCACCTCTGGAGGAGATAGTTGAGATTGCTCACGATCGAGGAGCACTGGTGATGTCTGATGATGCCCAATTTGCACCTCATCATCATCTGGATGTGCAGGCAGTCGACACAGACTTCTCAGCTATCTCGATACACAAGATGTGTGGCCCCACTGGCATGGGCGTACTCTACGGGAAGATTGACCTACTTGAACGGATGGACATGTTCCTTACGGGTGGTGACACGGTTTCAGATGTTCGATATAGTGATGGAGTGATAAGTCCAACCTATCTGCCACCACCGGAGAAATTCGAAGCTGGCCTGCAGAACTATGCTGGCGCTATTGGTGCGGCTGCTGCGGCTCAGTATCTAGAACGGATTGGAATGCACGAGATTGAGCAGCACGAGCGTTCACTGTTGGCTCCAGTCATGCAGACAATGTCTCAGA from Candidatus Thorarchaeota archaeon encodes:
- a CDS encoding aminotransferase class V-fold PLP-dependent enzyme; its protein translation is MANREAMMMTDWESVKDDFPALKRTIRGRPIVYLDSACMALKPRQVIAAMNEYYEVYPACGGRSIHTLGEEASNAYSKARETFARFINASHAEECIWTRNATESLNIVARCLHLPKGTKIVTTSLEHHSGSLPFVERARRDGLRMHVVEARTDGTFDIEDWKRAIDRDTSLVSVVHSSNVTGTVAPLEEIVEIAHDRGALVMSDDAQFAPHHHLDVQAVDTDFSAISIHKMCGPTGMGVLYGKIDLLERMDMFLTGGDTVSDVRYSDGVISPTYLPPPEKFEAGLQNYAGAIGAAAAAQYLERIGMHEIEQHERSLLAPVMQTMSQIPGIQIIGPTTPEAKSGIVTFRIESVQSAHDVATFLNEEYNVMVRSGWHCVGPFHYQLGIDPKMGTVRASFYLYNNRHDAEVLLEGLQAIVERSL